One genomic segment of Prosthecobacter fusiformis includes these proteins:
- a CDS encoding CDP-alcohol phosphatidyltransferase family protein yields the protein MTFATQITIFRILLIPVFIGLAVYYGESVAAGQANETLRWWTIAVFAVAALSDALDGYVARNFNQRSRLGAILDPLADKLLLLSGIITLSFTGWRQHFPLWFPTLVIFRDLASIGGAFLIDYLTGKCVIKPHWTGKVATFAQFAAVLWLMLDIPYLIWPTAVAGAFTAVSGFLNLAAGVRQVQQHSGNQV from the coding sequence GTGACGTTCGCCACTCAAATCACGATTTTTCGTATCCTGCTCATCCCGGTTTTCATCGGGCTGGCGGTGTATTATGGGGAGAGTGTGGCGGCGGGGCAGGCCAATGAGACGCTGCGGTGGTGGACCATCGCGGTTTTTGCCGTCGCAGCGCTAAGTGATGCACTGGATGGCTATGTGGCGCGGAATTTTAACCAGCGCAGCCGCCTGGGCGCGATCCTGGATCCGCTAGCAGACAAGCTGCTGCTGCTTTCCGGCATCATCACACTGAGCTTCACGGGGTGGAGGCAGCATTTCCCGCTCTGGTTTCCCACGCTGGTGATTTTTCGAGACCTGGCGAGCATCGGCGGGGCATTTTTGATCGATTACCTGACGGGCAAGTGTGTCATCAAGCCGCACTGGACGGGCAAGGTGGCGACTTTTGCCCAGTTCGCCGCAGTCCTTTGGCTGATGCTGGACATTCCTTACCTCATCTGGCCGACGGCGGTGGCCGGTGCTTTCACTGCCGTTTCCGGCTTTCTCAATCTGGCTGCCGGAGTGCGCCAGGTGCAGCAGCACTCGGGCAATCAGGTCTGA
- a CDS encoding GTP pyrophosphokinase yields the protein MSSESLVQLARKIATEAHAGQFRRCGIVPYIVHPEMVAGRVGDDLDAQVVAWLHDVIEDSSQTPQSLIDAGIPAHLVETVVLMTKTQDTDYEAYLEKIAGSALATKVKIADMLSNLSDSPSPKQIQKYAKGLLRLAR from the coding sequence ATGTCATCTGAATCTCTCGTACAATTAGCCCGCAAGATCGCCACGGAAGCCCATGCCGGGCAGTTTCGCCGCTGCGGGATTGTGCCTTATATCGTCCATCCTGAAATGGTGGCAGGAAGGGTCGGGGATGATTTGGATGCGCAGGTAGTCGCCTGGCTTCATGATGTGATTGAGGATTCGAGCCAAACGCCCCAGTCCCTCATCGATGCGGGGATTCCCGCACATTTGGTGGAGACTGTTGTGTTGATGACCAAGACGCAGGATACCGATTACGAAGCCTATTTGGAAAAGATCGCAGGCTCAGCGCTAGCGACCAAAGTGAAGATCGCGGACATGCTTTCGAACCTTTCAGACAGTCCCAGTCCAAAGCAAATCCAGAAGTATGCCAAAGGCCTGCTTAGGCTGGCGCGCTAA
- a CDS encoding YgaP family membrane protein, translated as MSLTYHPFENIPAIEALHGSLRKNVPDFERAVSVLSGIGILKAGFRKHGFVKMPLLLMGAALIARAWTGHCPIYEDIEVQNRLKGNDDGSPSAV; from the coding sequence ATGTCCCTCACCTATCACCCTTTTGAAAACATCCCAGCCATCGAAGCACTCCATGGCAGCCTGCGAAAAAATGTGCCCGACTTCGAGCGAGCAGTGTCGGTGTTATCAGGAATCGGCATTTTAAAAGCCGGGTTCCGAAAGCATGGTTTTGTGAAAATGCCGCTGCTTTTGATGGGCGCTGCCTTGATCGCCCGTGCCTGGACGGGCCACTGCCCAATCTATGAGGATATCGAGGTGCAAAATCGGCTAAAGGGGAATGATGATGGATCGCCAAGTGCAGTCTGA
- the galU gene encoding UTP--glucose-1-phosphate uridylyltransferase GalU, whose protein sequence is MPPVRKAVIPAAGYGTRFLPISKAIPKEMLPLVDKPVIQYVVEEAVASGITDILMVISRSKRAIEEHFHPAFDLEAELESKGRHEDLDALRRLQSMARIHFIWQPKMGGLGDAILYARDHVGDEPFAVLLGDTVVTTTDESRPVTRQLADVVEKHGGSAVALQEVPLEKVSRYGILGGDEVSPGLIRANQFIEKPKPEETPSRLAVSARYVLSPRIFAHLEKTPKGKGGELQLTDAMASLMKEEALYGLRYEGQRHDIGNKLDFIKANLHFGLQRPDIGEALKEYIQSLK, encoded by the coding sequence ATGCCTCCTGTCCGCAAAGCTGTCATTCCTGCCGCCGGTTACGGCACCCGTTTCCTTCCCATCTCCAAAGCCATCCCGAAGGAGATGCTGCCGCTGGTGGATAAGCCGGTCATTCAGTATGTGGTGGAGGAAGCCGTCGCCTCCGGCATCACGGATATCCTCATGGTCATCAGCCGCAGTAAAAGGGCCATCGAGGAGCATTTCCACCCGGCCTTTGACCTTGAGGCCGAGCTAGAATCCAAAGGCCGCCACGAAGACCTGGACGCCCTGCGCCGCCTGCAATCCATGGCCCGCATCCACTTCATCTGGCAGCCAAAAATGGGTGGCCTGGGCGATGCGATCCTCTATGCCCGCGACCATGTGGGCGACGAGCCTTTCGCTGTCCTTCTGGGGGATACTGTGGTGACCACCACGGATGAATCCAGGCCTGTCACCCGGCAGCTTGCCGATGTAGTCGAGAAGCACGGCGGCTCTGCAGTGGCCCTGCAAGAAGTGCCTTTGGAAAAAGTCAGCCGCTACGGCATCCTCGGTGGTGATGAGGTCTCCCCCGGCCTCATCCGTGCCAACCAGTTTATCGAGAAACCTAAGCCTGAGGAAACCCCCAGCCGCCTCGCCGTCAGCGCCCGTTATGTTCTTTCACCCCGCATCTTTGCCCACCTGGAAAAGACACCGAAAGGGAAGGGGGGCGAACTCCAACTCACCGATGCCATGGCCTCCCTCATGAAGGAGGAAGCCCTTTACGGCCTACGCTACGAAGGTCAGCGCCACGACATCGGCAACAAGCTCGATTTCATCAAAGCCAACCTCCACTTCGGTCTTCAGCGGCCGGACATTGGCGAGGCATTGAAGGAGTATATCCAGAGCCTGAAGTGA
- a CDS encoding CDP-alcohol phosphatidyltransferase family protein: MATSSDHGPRRELKSRNTGWARLLARWLIASNLSPNAISVLSIAFAAGSMTCFLLVPDQTTTLGTALMWFGAAAGIQFRLLCNLMDGMVAVEGGKASATGPIFNEVPDRVADVLILVGAGYSTRIDPGVIKLFDMLPLGWSCAVLAMATAYVRLLQGTLTGQQSFMGPMAKQHRMAVLTLGALVALGESLAGREPVAIYAALVVIFVGAIWTFIRRLNLIVVGLKK, from the coding sequence ATGGCCACTTCCTCTGATCATGGACCCCGCCGCGAATTAAAATCCCGCAACACGGGCTGGGCACGCTTGCTCGCCCGCTGGTTGATCGCGTCCAACCTTTCACCCAATGCGATTTCGGTGCTGAGCATCGCCTTTGCCGCAGGGTCGATGACGTGCTTTCTCCTGGTGCCGGACCAGACGACGACGCTGGGGACGGCGCTGATGTGGTTCGGCGCCGCAGCGGGCATCCAGTTCCGGCTTTTGTGCAATCTAATGGATGGCATGGTGGCCGTGGAAGGCGGCAAGGCCTCAGCCACCGGACCGATTTTTAACGAAGTGCCGGACCGGGTGGCGGATGTGCTCATCCTGGTGGGTGCGGGGTATAGCACGCGCATTGATCCAGGAGTGATCAAGCTTTTTGACATGCTGCCGCTGGGCTGGTCCTGCGCGGTGCTGGCCATGGCGACAGCCTATGTGCGGCTGCTACAGGGAACGCTGACCGGCCAGCAAAGCTTCATGGGACCGATGGCCAAGCAACATCGCATGGCGGTGCTGACGCTCGGAGCGCTGGTTGCTCTCGGTGAAAGCCTGGCGGGGCGTGAGCCGGTGGCCATCTATGCGGCGCTGGTGGTGATTTTTGTGGGGGCAATCTGGACGTTTATCCGGCGGCTGAATCTGATCGTGGTGGGGCTGAAGAAGTAG
- a CDS encoding helix-turn-helix domain-containing protein: MPADSSFAWKDMTGVHFTAPFHHHPEIELTLITEGYGQRLVGDTVEPFHSGDVVLLGPHLPHVWFSDARCTVSSAIVMQFHPETFGGGILKAQEMESIRTLLLLAARGVVIQGETAQEMQRRLSGLATLTPVQRLTLLVELLEKVALTADHRCLEAKAPEETVSPVDRKRLDEVLRYIHANHQRALPLPEVARVAGLGPESFSRFFRRVTGHTYIETLIQIRLASALALLGESTDTIAAVAYACGFEDLSNFNRQFRRSYGITPSEARRRAQPE; encoded by the coding sequence ATGCCCGCAGATTCTTCCTTTGCCTGGAAGGACATGACTGGTGTGCATTTCACGGCCCCGTTTCATCACCATCCGGAGATTGAGCTGACCCTCATCACCGAGGGTTACGGGCAGCGGTTAGTCGGAGATACTGTGGAGCCCTTTCATTCGGGGGATGTCGTCCTTCTCGGCCCGCATTTGCCTCATGTCTGGTTCAGTGATGCCCGCTGCACCGTCTCCTCCGCCATTGTCATGCAGTTTCATCCGGAGACCTTTGGCGGCGGCATCCTGAAGGCACAGGAGATGGAAAGCATCCGCACCCTTCTGCTCCTGGCCGCGCGTGGCGTCGTCATCCAGGGGGAAACCGCGCAGGAAATGCAGCGCCGTCTTTCTGGTCTCGCCACGCTCACTCCGGTGCAGCGCCTCACCTTGCTGGTGGAGTTGCTGGAAAAGGTGGCTTTGACTGCTGACCACCGCTGCCTGGAGGCCAAGGCCCCGGAGGAAACCGTTTCACCCGTGGACCGGAAGCGGCTGGATGAGGTGCTACGTTACATCCACGCCAATCATCAACGCGCCCTTCCCCTGCCGGAAGTCGCCCGCGTTGCTGGTCTCGGCCCGGAATCCTTCAGCCGCTTTTTTCGTCGCGTTACCGGCCATACTTACATTGAGACATTGATCCAGATCCGCCTCGCCAGTGCGCTCGCCCTCCTCGGCGAAAGCACCGATACCATCGCCGCCGTCGCTTATGCCTGCGGCTTTGAAGACCTCTCCAACTTCAACCGCCAGTTCCGCCGCTCTTACGGTATCACCCCCAGCGAGGCCCGCCGCCGAGCACAGCCGGAGTAG
- a CDS encoding sulfatase encodes MKHFLLALSCLCLFTSAARAIPEPPNLILILADDLGWADLACYGNTFNETPHLDRLAREGMRFTQFYAGPVCSPTRSNLQSGQDQARFGITQHIPGHKRPFAKLTDPAVPHQLPLEVETYAERLRTSGYAAGYFGKWHLGGPGFGPQDQGWETALEAKGHTQSSEISGTGKDQRTTDYLADKAIAFISQHKDHPFVLQVSHIAVHIPLSTTPELEKKYQAKKPMPGYPSNPQYAGLLEELDQSVGRIVQAVDQAGLAEKTLILFLSDNGGIEHMQNGGIVTSNKPLRGEKGTLYEGGIRVPAIARWTGRIPSGSECTTPAITTDVYPTFTELGGAIASSPQPQDGVSLAALLRNPSAKIARDNLYWHLPHYHHSTPASAIRQGNLKLIEFYETDTVELYDLKADLGETTDLAQTQPAKAASMRSALAEWRLKVNARMPVPNPDYNPARADELAGKKKGGKNADAAE; translated from the coding sequence ATGAAACATTTTCTCCTCGCCCTGTCCTGCCTGTGCCTTTTTACTTCCGCAGCGCGCGCTATCCCTGAGCCGCCGAACCTCATCCTCATCCTCGCCGATGACCTCGGCTGGGCGGACCTCGCCTGTTATGGCAATACCTTCAACGAGACGCCTCATCTGGACCGCCTCGCGCGGGAAGGCATGCGCTTTACCCAGTTCTATGCCGGCCCGGTCTGCTCCCCCACCCGGAGCAATCTCCAGAGCGGCCAGGACCAGGCCCGCTTTGGTATCACCCAGCACATCCCTGGTCACAAACGTCCCTTTGCCAAGCTCACCGATCCCGCCGTGCCGCATCAGCTTCCACTGGAGGTAGAGACCTACGCGGAACGTCTCCGCACTTCTGGTTATGCCGCAGGTTACTTTGGCAAGTGGCATCTGGGTGGCCCTGGCTTCGGACCTCAGGACCAAGGCTGGGAAACCGCCCTCGAAGCCAAAGGTCACACACAATCAAGCGAGATCTCCGGCACCGGCAAAGATCAGCGCACCACGGATTATCTGGCGGACAAAGCCATCGCATTCATCAGCCAGCACAAGGACCACCCCTTTGTCCTGCAAGTCTCCCACATCGCCGTCCACATCCCGCTATCCACCACCCCGGAACTGGAGAAAAAATACCAGGCTAAAAAGCCCATGCCCGGTTATCCCAGCAACCCGCAGTATGCAGGCCTGCTGGAGGAGCTGGACCAAAGCGTGGGCCGCATCGTCCAAGCGGTGGACCAGGCCGGTCTCGCGGAAAAAACACTCATCCTTTTTCTCTCCGACAATGGCGGCATTGAGCACATGCAAAACGGAGGCATCGTCACCTCCAACAAGCCACTGCGCGGAGAGAAAGGCACTCTGTATGAAGGCGGCATTCGCGTCCCCGCCATTGCCCGCTGGACCGGTCGCATACCCTCTGGCAGCGAGTGCACTACCCCTGCCATCACCACCGATGTCTATCCCACCTTTACCGAACTCGGCGGAGCCATTGCCTCCTCCCCACAGCCCCAGGATGGCGTCAGCCTCGCCGCCCTGCTGCGGAATCCCTCCGCCAAGATCGCCCGCGATAACCTCTACTGGCACCTCCCGCATTATCACCACAGCACCCCCGCCAGCGCCATCCGCCAGGGCAATTTAAAGCTCATCGAATTTTATGAAACCGACACCGTTGAGCTATACGACCTGAAAGCAGACCTCGGAGAGACTACGGACCTCGCTCAAACCCAGCCCGCCAAAGCCGCCAGCATGCGCTCAGCCCTGGCCGAATGGCGGCTCAAAGTGAATGCCCGCATGCCCGTGCCCAATCCCGACTACAACCCCGCCCGCGCCGACGAACTCGCCGGAAAAAAGAAAGGCGGAAAGAACGCAGACGCCGCTGAATAA
- a CDS encoding arylsulfatase has product MKPLCSLFLILGLSILGCAPAAEKPLNVVFILADDLGWGELGSYGQKKIPTPNLDRLAKEGSRFTQHYSGAPVCAPARCVLMTGKHLGHAEIRGNLAAKKVLPEYDEGQYPLSEKAVTMAQVFQKAGYATGAMGKWGLGPVGSTGEPNKKGFDLFFGYNCQSVAHSYYPPYLWRNAEKIVINEKPVPGGAKQPEGEVKMEDWIGETYAPKLMIQEAEKFIEGNAAKPFFLYLAFIEPHMAMHPPRESVEKFPEEWDTQAYRGESGYLPHPRPRAGYAAMISDLDGYVGRVMEALEKAGVADQTLVIFTSDNGTTHPRSTKSHFHVGGVDVVFFNSTAGLRGYKGSVYEGGIRIPMIARLPGRIPAGVVNETPGFFADWFPTLCEATGVKAPEGLDGQSLWPALTSGEKKERTKPLLWVFPEYGGQVAVRLGDMKAVRQNLKTKKPGPWEVYDLSQDRAEANDIAATHPEVIQQAEEMLKKEVTENALFPVEIPGVTVGAR; this is encoded by the coding sequence ATGAAACCGCTGTGTTCCCTTTTCCTGATTTTAGGACTGTCCATCCTTGGTTGCGCACCGGCTGCGGAGAAGCCTTTGAACGTGGTCTTTATCCTGGCGGATGACCTGGGCTGGGGCGAACTGGGCAGCTATGGGCAGAAGAAGATCCCGACGCCGAACCTGGACCGGCTGGCCAAGGAGGGCAGCCGTTTTACCCAGCATTATTCAGGTGCGCCAGTGTGTGCCCCGGCGCGGTGTGTACTCATGACGGGCAAGCACCTGGGGCATGCGGAGATACGTGGAAATCTGGCAGCGAAGAAGGTCCTGCCCGAATACGATGAGGGCCAGTATCCCCTCTCAGAAAAGGCGGTGACGATGGCACAGGTGTTCCAGAAGGCGGGCTATGCTACCGGGGCGATGGGGAAATGGGGGCTGGGGCCGGTGGGGAGCACGGGAGAGCCTAACAAAAAGGGTTTTGATCTGTTCTTTGGCTATAACTGCCAGAGCGTAGCGCACAGCTATTATCCGCCCTATCTTTGGAGGAATGCGGAGAAGATCGTCATCAATGAAAAGCCTGTCCCCGGCGGTGCCAAGCAGCCGGAGGGCGAGGTGAAGATGGAAGACTGGATCGGCGAGACCTATGCACCGAAGCTGATGATCCAGGAGGCGGAGAAGTTTATCGAGGGGAATGCTGCGAAGCCGTTTTTCCTTTATCTGGCATTTATCGAGCCGCATATGGCGATGCATCCGCCACGGGAATCGGTGGAGAAATTTCCCGAGGAATGGGATACGCAGGCCTATCGGGGTGAAAGCGGTTATCTGCCGCATCCACGCCCACGAGCAGGGTATGCGGCGATGATCTCGGATCTGGACGGGTATGTGGGCCGTGTGATGGAGGCGCTGGAGAAAGCAGGCGTGGCGGACCAGACGCTGGTGATTTTCACCAGTGACAATGGGACGACGCATCCTAGGTCCACCAAATCCCACTTTCATGTGGGCGGAGTGGATGTGGTGTTTTTCAACAGCACGGCAGGGCTGCGGGGCTATAAAGGCAGCGTGTATGAGGGGGGTATCCGCATCCCGATGATCGCCAGACTGCCCGGGCGTATCCCGGCGGGTGTGGTGAATGAGACGCCAGGTTTCTTTGCGGACTGGTTCCCCACGCTGTGCGAGGCGACAGGCGTGAAAGCACCTGAGGGACTGGATGGGCAGAGCCTGTGGCCTGCGCTGACGAGCGGTGAGAAGAAGGAGCGGACGAAGCCGCTGCTGTGGGTCTTTCCCGAATATGGTGGCCAAGTGGCGGTGCGGCTGGGGGATATGAAGGCGGTAAGGCAGAACCTGAAAACGAAGAAACCTGGGCCGTGGGAGGTCTATGATTTATCCCAGGATAGGGCGGAGGCGAATGACATCGCGGCTACGCATCCTGAGGTGATCCAGCAGGCTGAAGAGATGCTGAAAAAGGAGGTGACGGAGAATGCGCTGTTTCCCGTGGAGATACCGGGTGTGACGGTGGGAGCACGCTGA
- a CDS encoding sugar phosphate isomerase/epimerase family protein, whose amino-acid sequence MSRLCVHTITTKHWSTEECIKRYAAADVGGITFWRYNLEGRDAAAVGRHARETGLDVVSLCRGGFFPSATAEGRQKALDDNRRCIEEAHELEAPLIVLVCGAVPGQSLEESRKQIADGIAAVLPDAEAAGVKLGIEPLHPMYADDRSAVNTMRQANDICDELGSPEMLGIAADVYHIWWDPELKHQIELTAAQKRLFAFHICDWKTPTADLLNDRGLMGEGCIPIRQISDWVDATGFKGYREVEIFSNLYWSMDQGEWLSKIKEAYGKVYV is encoded by the coding sequence ATGAGCCGGCTCTGCGTCCACACCATCACCACGAAGCACTGGTCCACGGAAGAATGCATCAAACGTTATGCTGCGGCAGACGTGGGAGGCATCACCTTCTGGCGTTATAACCTGGAAGGTCGAGACGCGGCTGCGGTGGGCCGTCATGCTCGTGAAACTGGGCTAGATGTGGTGAGCCTGTGCCGGGGAGGATTCTTCCCGTCAGCGACGGCGGAGGGGCGGCAGAAGGCGCTGGATGACAATCGCCGATGCATTGAGGAGGCGCATGAACTGGAGGCACCGCTGATCGTACTGGTGTGCGGGGCGGTGCCGGGGCAATCCCTGGAGGAATCCAGAAAACAGATCGCCGACGGCATTGCAGCGGTGCTTCCAGATGCTGAGGCGGCGGGAGTGAAGCTGGGCATCGAGCCGCTGCATCCGATGTATGCGGATGACCGCAGTGCGGTGAATACGATGCGGCAGGCCAATGATATCTGCGATGAACTGGGCTCTCCTGAAATGCTAGGCATCGCGGCGGATGTGTACCACATTTGGTGGGACCCGGAGCTGAAGCACCAGATCGAACTGACGGCGGCACAGAAGCGGCTCTTTGCCTTTCACATCTGTGACTGGAAGACGCCGACGGCGGATCTGCTGAATGATCGTGGACTGATGGGTGAAGGGTGCATCCCCATCCGACAGATCTCCGACTGGGTGGATGCGACGGGTTTTAAAGGTTATCGTGAAGTGGAGATTTTCTCCAACTTATACTGGTCCATGGACCAGGGGGAATGGCTGAGCAAAATCAAGGAAGCCTACGGGAAAGTTTACGTGTGA
- the floA gene encoding flotillin-like protein FloA (flotillin-like protein involved in membrane lipid rafts), whose protein sequence is MPNFQLLLVGGAIIVALILFLIVAKFFNLWLRARISNAPVSIVNLLAMYLRGVPNALIVDTRITSAKAGLKIGTDQLEAHYLAGGEVTHVVLSLIAADKAGIPLDFNRACAIDLACKGTTKTVLEAVRTSINPKVIDCPSPDMGRGGKIDAVAKDGISLRVRARVTVRTNLDRFIGGATEETVVARVGEGIVTCIGSAPSYKAVLENPDSISKLVLTKGVDAGTAFEILSIDIADIDVGENVGAKLQAEQAETDKKIAQANAEVRRAAAVAVEQEMSARTQEMRARVVEAEAEIPMAMAEAFRNGNLGIMDFARYKNISADTDMRTKIAGTDTGSPQS, encoded by the coding sequence ATGCCTAACTTCCAACTGCTCCTCGTCGGCGGTGCGATCATCGTCGCGCTGATCCTGTTCTTAATCGTCGCCAAGTTTTTCAATCTGTGGCTGCGGGCACGCATCTCGAATGCGCCGGTGAGCATTGTGAACCTGCTGGCGATGTATCTGCGAGGGGTGCCGAATGCGCTGATCGTGGATACACGCATTACTTCAGCTAAGGCGGGGCTTAAAATCGGCACGGACCAACTGGAAGCTCACTATCTGGCGGGTGGTGAAGTGACGCATGTGGTGCTGTCGCTGATCGCTGCGGACAAGGCGGGCATCCCGCTGGACTTCAACCGCGCCTGCGCGATTGACCTGGCCTGTAAGGGCACCACCAAAACCGTGCTGGAAGCGGTGCGCACAAGCATCAATCCAAAGGTGATCGACTGCCCAAGCCCGGACATGGGACGCGGTGGGAAAATCGATGCGGTGGCAAAGGACGGCATTTCCCTGAGAGTGCGTGCCCGAGTGACCGTGCGCACGAACCTGGACCGCTTCATCGGTGGCGCGACGGAAGAGACAGTGGTGGCACGTGTGGGTGAAGGCATCGTGACCTGCATCGGCTCGGCCCCTTCTTATAAAGCGGTGCTGGAAAATCCGGACAGCATCTCCAAGCTGGTGCTGACCAAAGGAGTGGATGCGGGCACGGCCTTTGAGATTCTTTCCATTGATATCGCCGACATCGATGTGGGTGAAAACGTGGGTGCGAAGTTGCAAGCTGAGCAGGCCGAGACAGACAAGAAAATCGCCCAGGCGAATGCGGAAGTGCGCCGTGCCGCAGCCGTGGCGGTGGAGCAGGAAATGTCTGCACGTACGCAGGAAATGCGGGCGCGTGTGGTGGAAGCAGAAGCGGAGATCCCGATGGCGATGGCAGAGGCCTTCCGCAACGGCAACCTGGGCATCATGGACTTTGCCCGTTACAAAAACATCTCTGCCGATACGGACATGCGCACGAAAATCGCGGGCACAGACACAGGCAGTCCTCAATCTTAA
- a CDS encoding DR2241 family protein has protein sequence MNSHSHAALIIVGHGSTLNPDSSAPTHRHADEIRQRGLFREVACCFWKEEPSMREVYESVDSQVIYIVPNFISEGYFCQQVLPRELRLDGPITQRDGRTIHYCDPVGIHPNMTRLLLQRADEVAPGVPRRDTSLIIVGHGTNLNDNSTKAIQDQVRLIREGGYGFAEVIDTYMEEAPLVSDWHTLTTAANVVVVPFFIADGLHSFQDIPVLLGMESEPGKALSQMEVFRQNPIPMHGRNLYYSSAIGTEALMADVILDQVHDFDAKHHTAPQAPAPIPGDQLRQALTSWLGEDRHIIGQVHITSESGGFHLRHLEDADIPAAQLTLYTQPADAREIARNDAQGEFRPIKTAPTLIRGWLLKLPDLSSLQLALEFLYPAAIGMALAQEKGNLQPVPLRHLLGRQTGMYRFANGITDTQSGEIIASFCKTETNCLRRIVWPLDDSQPLPGPAAPKLSLESGQVPGTPPTRCIPLLCMEACNHIVSVCRKVARENHDAKPAA, from the coding sequence TTGAACTCCCACTCACACGCCGCTCTCATCATCGTTGGTCATGGCTCCACCCTGAATCCAGACTCCAGCGCCCCCACCCATCGGCATGCCGATGAGATCCGCCAGCGCGGCCTTTTTCGTGAGGTCGCCTGCTGCTTCTGGAAGGAGGAACCCTCCATGCGCGAGGTGTATGAATCCGTGGACAGCCAGGTCATCTACATCGTCCCCAATTTCATCAGCGAAGGTTACTTCTGCCAGCAGGTCCTGCCTCGCGAGCTCCGCCTGGATGGCCCCATCACCCAGCGTGATGGCCGCACCATCCATTACTGCGACCCCGTCGGCATTCACCCCAACATGACCCGCCTCCTCTTGCAGCGGGCGGATGAAGTCGCCCCCGGCGTCCCCCGGCGGGATACCAGCCTCATTATCGTCGGCCATGGCACCAATCTGAATGACAATTCCACCAAGGCCATCCAGGACCAGGTTCGCCTCATCCGCGAAGGCGGCTATGGCTTCGCCGAAGTCATCGATACCTACATGGAGGAGGCCCCCCTCGTCTCCGATTGGCACACCCTCACCACCGCCGCCAACGTCGTCGTCGTGCCCTTCTTCATTGCCGATGGCCTCCACAGCTTCCAGGACATCCCCGTCCTTCTCGGCATGGAGTCCGAGCCTGGCAAGGCCCTCAGCCAGATGGAAGTTTTCCGCCAAAACCCCATCCCCATGCACGGGCGCAATCTCTATTACAGCAGCGCCATCGGTACCGAGGCCCTCATGGCCGATGTCATCCTGGACCAAGTCCATGACTTCGATGCCAAGCACCACACCGCCCCTCAAGCTCCAGCCCCCATCCCTGGCGACCAGCTCCGCCAAGCACTCACCTCATGGTTAGGCGAAGACCGCCACATCATCGGCCAGGTCCACATCACCTCCGAATCTGGCGGCTTCCACCTCCGCCACCTGGAGGATGCCGACATTCCCGCCGCCCAGCTCACCCTCTATACCCAGCCCGCCGATGCCCGCGAAATCGCCCGCAATGATGCCCAGGGAGAATTCCGCCCCATCAAAACCGCCCCCACCCTCATTCGTGGCTGGCTTCTAAAACTGCCCGATCTCTCCTCCCTCCAGCTTGCGCTCGAATTTCTTTATCCCGCCGCCATCGGCATGGCCCTCGCCCAGGAAAAAGGCAACCTCCAGCCCGTCCCCCTGCGTCATTTGCTAGGCCGCCAGACCGGCATGTACCGCTTCGCCAACGGCATCACCGACACCCAGTCAGGCGAGATCATCGCCAGCTTTTGCAAAACCGAGACCAACTGCCTCCGTCGCATCGTCTGGCCCCTCGATGACTCCCAGCCTCTCCCCGGCCCCGCCGCCCCCAAGCTCAGCCTCGAGTCCGGCCAAGTCCCCGGCACCCCACCCACCCGCTGCATCCCCCTCCTCTGCATGGAAGCCTGCAACCACATCGTCTCCGTCTGCCGCAAAGTCGCCCGCGAAAACCATGACGCCAAACCCGCTGCCTAG